One segment of Acropora muricata isolate sample 2 chromosome 8, ASM3666990v1, whole genome shotgun sequence DNA contains the following:
- the LOC136926207 gene encoding uncharacterized protein isoform X3, with the protein MASTSEGAVAVGTLEGQGSQIPKRRNEKECKKCGQNTPNATKRCKGCGEEIEVKAFDWEAVQKKKKTHSTQQRKMLEYRANVLHEHHGWDVIVLCLAKHKRGSSLYTYGTPGVGLNFVGSKKEKASKAGHLCLNLFKNFAKQHSGGSGDQEKATSRTIQTWWTRLVILTVWKWNVMLMLKSVKHLTRLSGMIRVLEVAIMRNLLMC; encoded by the exons GGCAGTCAAATCCCAAAGAGGAGAAATGAAAAG GAGTGTAAGAAGTGTGGACAAAACACTCCCAACGCAACCAAGCGCTGCAAAGGCTGTGGGGAAGAAATTGAAGTTAAGGCTTTTGACTGGGAAGCagtgcagaagaaaaaaaaaacacattccACTCAGCAAAGGAAAATGCTAGAGTACAGG GCAAATGTTCTCCATGAGCATCATGGTTGGGATGTTATTGTCCTTTGCCTGGCAAAACATAAAAGGGGCTCATCCCTGTACACTTATGGAACACCAGGTGTGGGCCTTAATTTTGTTGGATCCAAAAAGGAGAAGGCTTCAAAGGCTGGTCACCTATGCCTCAATCTTTTTAAGAATTTTGCAAAAC AACATAGTGGCGGGAGTGGCGATCAAGAAAAGGCAACTTCAAGGACCATACAGACCTGGTGGACGAGGCTGGTCATTTTAACAGTATGGAAGTGGAATGTGATGCTGATGCTGAAATCAGTGAAACACTTGACGAGGTTGAGTGGGATGATACGTGTGCTGGAGGTAGCAATCATGAGGAATCTCTTAATGTGTTAA
- the LOC136926207 gene encoding uncharacterized protein isoform X1 translates to MEVECDADAEISETLDEVEWDDTCAGGSNHEESLNVLTTGGAGRVAAVGCGSGKSASGDGVTESGVGNVGRGRRSVGTVSQKDVNDSIQVAAAAAPSGEGTVGKHTVKSVQDGDQPRVIAEGTDIQVVQLHRGQPVEQVQEGAIGCMTRVDGGKQGVTVSSSHHALPGDGVAYLVNGQIKAVGKVDHDRTTLHGRKIGKGFACVQLYYVQSEDIVAPLILGDRDENSFLKTGMFFALPISKLFTLGKLVPGEKIVLHSYSQYRLNSSQ, encoded by the coding sequence ATGGAAGTGGAATGTGATGCTGATGCTGAAATCAGTGAAACACTTGACGAGGTTGAGTGGGATGATACGTGTGCTGGAGGTAGCAATCATGAGGAATCTCTTAATGTGTTAACAACTGGAGGTGCAGGAAGGGTAGCTGCAGTTGGTTGTGGCAGTGGCAAGAGTGCTTCAGGGGATGGAGTAACGGAGAGTGGTGTTGGTAACGTTGGCAGGGGAAGGAGATCAGTGGGAACTGTATCGCAGAAAGATGTGAATGATAGCATACAAGTCGCTGCAGCAGCAGCACCAAGTGGAGAAGGTACGGTGGGCAAGCATACAGTAAAGAGTGTGCAAGATGGAGATCAACCTAGAGTTATTGCTGAGGGCACTGACATTCAAGTTGTGCAGCTACATCGGGGTCAGCCAGTCGAACAAGTGCAAGAGGGTGCTATTGGCTGTATGACCCGTGTTGATGGTggtaaacaaggtgttactgtgaGTTCGTCTCATCATGCCCTTCCTGGAGATGGAGTAGCATACCTAGTAAATGGACAAATAAAAGCAGTTGGAAAAGTGGACCACGACCGCACAACCTTGCACGGCCGCAAAATAGGAAAAGGTTTTGCTTGTGTCCAGCTGTACTACGTTCAGTCGGAGGACATAGTGGCACCACTTATTTTGGGAGATAGAGATGAAAACTCTTTCCTCAAAACAGGAATGTTCTTTGCTCTGCCCATCTCCAAGCTTTTCACCCTTGGGAAGTTGGTGCCGGGGGAAAAAATTGTCCTCCACAGTTATAGCCAATACCGTCTTAACTCCAGTCAGTAG